The genomic segment atccatgttatgtaTATCGATAATTTCAGACCAGTAATTTTGGAGAAGTTTATCCTATTGATTTTGTGTGGTGTCTTtcgtttttcttttctgttttttttttttttaactttttatttttttattttttacaataaactgcatatatttagagtgtacaatttggtatcccagtctcccaattcgttccccccccccacccttccccgctttccccacttggtgtccatatatttgttctctacatctgtgtctctagttctgccttgcaaaccggttgatttgtaccatttttctatagtccacatatatgtgttaatatacaatatttgtttttctctttctgactcacttcactctgtatgacagtctctaggtccatcctatTGATTTTGTGtggtgtcttttgtttttcttatttgacAGACCTGTGGTGGACAGACTTGGGAAAGACCATTGCTAGATGTGAAAGCTTGGGGTAGGCGAGAAGTCCTACCCTACTTTCCTAGACAGAAAGCCTTCAAAGTGGGACTGGTTAAGTCTGTCTTAACCACCATCTTTCTTAGTTACCCAGACTCTAGTTTGTATTGTACAGAAAATGCTTAATGGTGAATCCCCTCATTATTTGTGTTTGGGTGGGGAATGTGGGGAAAAGCTTAGGACAGATCTGCATTGTTCTGGTATTGCTTCGTCTTGCTCCTAATTTTTAGTCTTGCATTCTTACCTTTTTGTTGGAAATATGTGCCAGTTTGGGTTTAAACCAGTTATTTATTCAGAATTTTGAACAGTAGAATGAAGGCCAAGTGTCCATTGTAAAGTAATTAGTAATTTTGAGTAGCAGCATTTTCTCTTCACAGGATAGGATCTATATTGTATTTTGTCTCTACCTAGATATTCAGTTTTCTTCTAGATCCCTTACCTTTTCTAAGTCACAAAGCAGAACTAGTTCCGATCTGTaaggtacaaaaataaacttagcaTAAGCAACAGCTGGTAAGGTACCTTTGGAGTTCAAGAAACGGAACTGTATATCCTGAAGTctgtttttttggaggggggagggaacGTGGGGTACAGGAATGGGAggaaaaatatgaatgagattcttatGTATTGATGTCTTCTCCTCAGATCTGCTACAATGGCGTCTGATGACTTTGATATAGTGATTGAGGCCATGCTGGAGGCTCCCTATAAAAAAGAGGAGGTAATATTCCCCACCTCACTCTTGGAATTGGGTTGGTAAGAAAAAGCAGTTGTGGATCATCACTTTCACATTTTGTCAGTCTTCTTTCCCTGTTTGTTTATCATGTGCAGTAAAAGGCATACTCTTTAAGTAAGCTCTGTTGGAGGCGAACACTCAAGGGCCGTGCTTGCAGGAAGGGCCCCCAAAACGGGGGGTGGTGGGGAACATAAAGTTGTGGTGGGAACCAGTGCTTTATTCACAGCTCTCCACGACAGAGTAGAAAGTCAGTGAATCTTAGACATAACTCTCATTTCTTATTCTCCTGGGAAATAGATGTTACTCGAACAGATGTTGGATAGCTAAAGTTTTGACATCAAAGTCTGACTTCTCTTTTTTGggtagtttccttccttcctttgttagGGGATCCAGCTGCTTAGAAACTGTTTAGATAATTGTGAGCTTTGATTTCATGAGCTTTCTTCCTTGTCCACTTCTGTTCTTTCTTTGCCTAATGGAATCTGTGTGTCTGCCACCTGGTACCTTGTGTGATTTTCCTGGCGAACCCCTCAGGAtgagcagaaaaggaaagaggttAAAAAGGACAGCCCTAGTAACACTACCAACAGCACCAGCAACACTGGCAGCAGCGACAGTGGTACCTGTGGGAGCAGCACCAGTGGGGAGGCAAGCAAGTGAGTGTGGCGTGAGGAAAATGGGTTAACAGCTTGGGGGAAGGAAACAACCGTGTCCATTATAGAaacagccaggacagggaggtggtTGCTGGTAAGACTTGTGACTTTTAATAAGGGCTCCTCTGGGTCATGGGAATAATGTTGATTTGGTTTAATGATCTTCTAGTCTTCGCTTTCCAGTGTAGGTTTGTGGATCAGTCCTAGCATCCATGTAGTATTTCATTTGAATAAAATAGCAAGAGGATCTTTGATTTGGAAATGCCAGCTTTTGCTTGGTTTTGTGTGGGGGGGGAAATGGCCATTTCAGATGCTTGACAGCATTCGGGGCTGTGTGTAAACTGATGTCATGCCATTGCTGTGAACTTCTTCCAGATTGTCTTCTAGGCTTTGATCTTTTACTACCTTCTGTTTCACCCTTGCCTCTCTGTCATTTCTTATTCTTGGGAGAGAAGATGAAACCTCAGTAATAGGAGTTTATACTCTTTTACAGGAAGAAGAGGAGTCGGAGCCATAGTAAAAGCAGGGATAGAAAACGCAGGTCAGCCATTCTGGGGACGATTGGGTTTTGAGAATTATAAATGGGAAGATACCAGGGAAAGCTATACATTAAAGGCCAGAAGGGTTGGTTTGTTCTTTAAGGAACTTAATAGTCATTTCCGTCCATAGTCGTAGTCGAGACCGAGACCGTCATAGGCGGAGAAGCAGTCGAAGCCGGAGTCGAGATCGGCAGCATCGTCTCCGCAGCCGTAGCTGGGATCGTCGCCGTAGTAGTGAGTCACGAAGTCGAGACCGACGTCGTGAAGATCGTGTGCACTACCGGAGTCCGCCGCTTGCTACTGGGTATCACATTTTGCTTATAAGATCACCTTTGCCTCGTGTTCTGGGATAGGCAGGGGATCCAGTTCCTGGAGGGGTGATACTCGGAATTTGCATGAGTGATGAAGGGCTTGTAGTCGGGTTTCTCTCCTGGCAGAGAACCCAGCACTGGGCCAATGTGAATAAAAGCGGGTGACACGGTTTTCAGTTTGTTGTTCTCTCTTCTGTAGGCGTAGGTGTGGACACAGTAAGAGTCCTCATGTCAGAGAGAAGAGCCCGGTCAGGTGAGTTGATGAAGAGCGCTCTTTTAGGGATTGTGAGTTATCAGTAAAAAGCGGTTTGAGCCAAGCCACAGGAACGTGTAGTACTTGAGGGTAGCTGAAGAACAATGACCAAGTATTGGGAGGGAGGGTCTCAACCATTTTACTCACTCTTTAGGGAGCCAGTTGATAACCTGAGCCCTGAGGAGCGGGATGCCCGCACAGTGTTCTGTATGCAGTTAGCTGCCCGCATTCGGCCTCGAGACCTGGAGGACTTTTTCTCTGCTGTTGGCAAGGTAACCCTCTTCGCCCTCTTAGTTTTCTCTGAGTAGTCTACCTTCTATCCATCCCCCTTTATGCCCAACTCAAGATTTCCTCGTTGCCCTGGATAGGTTCGAGATGTACGTATCATCTCAGATCGGAACTCACGTCGTTCTAAGGGCATTGCCTACGTGGAATTCTGTGAGATCCAGTCTGTGCCGCTGGCCATTGGGCTGACCGGGCAACGGCTGCTGGGAGTGCCTATCATTGTACAGGCCTCACAAGTAAGCACCCTGAGAATTGGACATGAGAAGATGGAGTTAAAGGTGGTAGGTGTGGGGCATGACCCATCATTTCCTTGTTCCACAGGCTGAGAAAAACCGACTGGCAGCCATGGCCAACAACCTGCAGAAGGGCAGTGGTGGACCAATGCGCCTCTACGTGGGCTCCCTGCACTTCAATATCACCGAGGACATGCTCCGGGGCATCTTTGAGCCCTTTGGCAAAGTGAGTAGAAAGTGAAGGGGAAACCTCTGAAGGGAACTGGAAAAAGTGGGGAGGGTGAGTGTACCTCCTCATCCTGTCTGACCATGAGTAACCCGCTGCATGTTTCATAATGGCCACATGGGTccgtgctgggaaagttggactcCATCTCTGTATTCATACTGCTCAGGAGACAAATTGGGCACCATGAAATCAGATAATGGGGTCCAGATTAAGTAAGGTGAGTCAGAAAAAGTGTTTTGGAAAGAGATCgcctttgtctctttttaaaaatgactttaagaGTTGTAATGGGTTGGTTAGAAAGTTAGAGGGATTTAGAACAACCtgggtaggggacttccctggcagtccagtggttaagactctgcacttccattgcagggcgcgtaggttcgatccctggctggggagctaagatcccacgtgccacgtgctatgtccccccccaccccaaaaaaaaagaacagtctgggtaagaaaaatcaaaagtatGACTTAGCCAAAAGATTATTGACTGTTTCTCTCTGTTCTGCAGATTGATAATATTGTTCTGATGAAGGACTCAGATACAGGCCGCTCTAAAGGTTATGGTTTTATTACGGTGAGTGTCTAGTCTTTAATTTAGTTTGGGTTTGTCCACTTGTCTGATTTTGCAGCTTAGCTTTATCCTCCTCCCATAGGAACTGTGTAAATGACCCATAAACCCTGATGCCTGAAGCTTGGACTAGCCTTCTGCCCCTTGAGATGAGTGCATTGCTTGAGATCTTGCCTTTGCTCCTACACTCTGTCAGTGGCTCTTGTATGGGGTGTCCAGTAGTTCAGCCAGCTTTCCTTGTGCTACAACTTGCTCTTTGGGTAATAGTAACAATTCCAGGCTGCAGCTAAGCGGCTGGGGGCATGAGGGAGGTTAGGTATGGGCTTTTGTAGACATGCTTTACAGAACTGGTATATTTTCATGATGGGGTGGGAAAAAGAAGTTATATACTTCCCTCTGGTGCTACCCAGTTTGAAGCAGTTTCTCCACTGAGAAATAACCTTTCTATTTAAATACCACTGTAGGGAAAGCAGTGAGGCCATCTAATAGTGGGCACGTCTCACCTTTTCCTGACACGCCAACAAAATTGTTCCCAGTTCCCATAACTGGTTCTTCCAGCCCCATGTGACTCCAGGCTGAGGACTGGCTGCCAGCCACAAAGTCTGATAGAAGCTGATATTTTCTGGGCTCAATCCAGGCAGCATACACCCCCACAGTTGCctgcagggcagaggggaggTAGGTTGTGTTCTACCACGGGAATTGCTCATCTCAGAAGTATCCGGTAAAAGCAGGCCACCTACACCACTTGCCTAGGAACTGTCAGCACCACATGCCAGGCCCTAGGGCAGGTAATACCAGAGTAAATAAAGCCAACTGTGGTGTTCATGGTGGCAAGTACCTTTTCCAGCTCCCCATGTGACTCAGATGCAGAGAGCCTTCTGTGGGGTCTTTTTGCCCTTGTGTTGCTGCCCTTTAGGTCAACACCCTTGACACATAAACAGCGGCCTGGGAACCCTCTTTCTGCCAGGCTGCTGCTGAAAGGGACGAGAGAGCAGAGGTCCTGTGGCGCGTAGGCCAGAGTCAGCAGcactggggtgggatgggagtgggggtgcAGTCTCGCTCTCAGCACCAGGGGTTGGGCTCTGGAATTCCGCCTTCCTAGTTCTTGACTAAGGACTGAAACGTACTAGTCCTGAGGGCTGAAATGAAAGCCCAGGAGCCTTGGATCTCAgcctgtctttcttccatttgaTAAGCCCATTTGTGAAACAGCCTGTCCGGCTAGGCTCCCTACAGATAGTGCATTGGTAGGTTCTCAGTGGAGCTGGAAGGTTGAATAGTGATTGCCCTTGAGTTAGTTGGAATAGGTCCTTTTCAGAGAACCATTTGGTGGCATGGGGATCTTAGGTCACattccttgagaaagaaaagtttgAGCCACGGTGAGCATGCAATTTTGCTGGGGCAGTAGGATGAGAGAGTATTAGTGGGGCTTTGGGAGGATGTCCGTTGCCAGGAAGTACCTGATATGGCCTGGGTTTCTTGTAGTTCTCTGACTCTGAGTGTGCCCGGCGGGCCCTGGAACAGTTGAATGGCTTTGAGCTTGCTGGTCGACCTATGAGGGTTGGCCATGTGACCGAGCGACTGGATGGTGGCACAGACATCACTTTTCCTGATGGAGACCAGGAGCTGGATCTGGGATCAGTGGGTGGACGTTTGCAGCTCATGGCCAAATTGGCAGAAGGTAGGGTTTCTCTGCAGAGTGAAGAACATGGGGTTTAATTTTACATCAAGGGTTAGGACTTAACCCCACCTCTTATTTCCCTTTGAGGCTCTGGAATCCAGCTGCCAACCaccgctgctgccgccgccgccgctgccgccgccgctgcccaGGCGGCTGCTGCCCAGGCCGCTGCTGCCCAAGCCGCTGCCTTGCAACTGAATGGAGCAGTTCCTTTGGGGGCCCTGAACCCAGCAGCTCTGACTGGTAGACTTGGActtgggaaagggagagaagggtcAAGCCTGGAAGGCAGGAATGCTCTCTGCTAACTCCCTGTGCCTCTCTTTGTTCCAGCTCTGAGTCCGGCCCTGAACCTTGCCTCCCAGGCCATCGCCTCCCAGTGCTTCCAGCTTTCCAGCCTCTTTACCCCCCAAACCATGTGAGTCTCAAGGCTCAGCCGATTTTAGTGTTCatagttattttctctttttcggCCTCCTGTTTACGTCTTCTCCTTGCCACAGGTAAATTAGTGGCACAGTCCCTGTGCCTCTGggtcctgccactcccttctccaCATCTACCCTTCCACGGCCCCTTGTCTCCATTTTGTGGACCAAACCATCCTGAGGGCATGAACATTGACGGTGGGGGAACTGGGCCCCCCTTAGACACCAAGAAGAGCTCCTGCCCACCACTGCTCCAGTGGGAATGGACTCTGCTGAGCAAAGCTGCCAGTTGAAGAGAACAGAATCTACACTTGTGTTGAACATCTGTTTCTCTGTGTTTATCGTCTCCTGGGATGACCTTCCTTGCCCTTTCCAACCCCTTCTTACTGATTCCTTGATTCCTCCCCTGTTGGGAAGGCCATAGGGCATTAACTGAAGGAACTAACTGCTCTCTTCCTGTACCTTTACCCTACAATCTGTCACGGAAAACCCTTAAGATCTCTGGTCTGTGAGGACTTTGGAGTTTGAGGGGGTGAACCTTGAAAGTGCTGGCCTGCTCCTACAAGGACCCTGGAAGATAGCATGGACTGTGCGTCGGGAAGCCTGCCTCAGACCTCAGCCTGGGGCCGGAACTGCATCTTGCTGGGAGGTGTGGGAATGAGCTCTCCTGCCGGCCATTTTGGGTGTCTTAGGGGCATTTGGGAGTTGAGTGAACGGTGGGGTGCTTTTCTGGtatcttccctcttcctttgtgTACTTGTCCTTTCTTTGGCCCAGGgtgggaggatggaggggaggatGCTTCTCTCCACTACTTCTGTGTGCCTCTGGAGCGTGTGGGCTCCAGCCCAGCCGTCAAAGCCGCTCTCGTCCCCTAGCTGGGCATACGTGAGCCCTTCTCACTGGATTTTATACCCTGTGTCTgtgtacataaatataaatatatatgtgtgtgtgtgtgtgtgtgtgtgtgtatatatatatatataaactttgtaCAAAAGGCACGTCCCACTGTTGTGGGGGCTGCTGCCCATGTATGTAGGGTCTCAGTCCGTTGGTGTGTCTGTCTGATGTTAACTTCTGAGCCAAAACCACGAATGGTTCTAGAGATATAAAACATTTGTAATGccattgtgttttctttcctttaattttttaaaaatatgatctttagaaaacagataaaaggCACTTACCCCATCTATATCTGCTTTATACTCCATGGTCTTAATGCCCCATGGTTTCCTccttctgtctttattttaattatctgcACAACTGCCTGCCCGTTGGACAGACTTCAGGgctctctttctgtgcctgggGACAGATCTTGTCTTTCCACCAGATGGCAGTGTGACAGTAGCACATTCTGCACCTTCCTCTAGGGGTGTTTTGTCATCTTGAGGAGCTTACGTACCAGAGAAGCCTCCAAATCTCACCTTTCTTAACCTTTTCATCTCTGTACCTGCCTTTGGACTTTGTGGTAGAAATCCAGTCCAGTATCCAAAGCGGTTTGGGTATTACACATCAGGGCTCCCCAGGCCTTAAGTCTGCTAATGTTTGTTCTTTCAGTCCCCTCAACTCTTGCTTCCATATAGCTCTGCTTGGGATAACACAGGCCTGAGATAGATGGATGAATTCCAGGGAGCTGAGTATTCTAGGCACGGCCCTGCCAAAGGTGAGGTACACCTTCCTCTGCCTGCTTTGTAAGGCCTAGAACAAGGGGCCAGCCCAGAGCCTTGCTCACCAACTGAGAGAAGGTCTGAGGTTCAGGGACAAGGCTCTGTGGGCCTCCTCCATTCTTTACTGGTCTCTATGGCAACAGAATGTTAAGACTTTATTGTCATGCTAAAAATACTGATAATTGCTGCTAGGTTTTAATTTGTCAGTTAAGGCTTCTAAGCAGAGTGATGGTTTTTTAGTGGTTAGCTTCTGAGGTTGCTCCTTACACTGAAGTGTTAAGTACCTGAAACTTACTTGTGGCATAAAAGGCCACCAGGACCCTGGAGGGACTTCTAGGCTGCTGCAGTCTCACCTGCTGTCACCCCTACCCCTTCCCTATCCTAATTTGCTGTGTGGacctggggagaagggaaggaggctgCAATATTTTTAGGTAGGAACAGCTGGCTATGGCCCAGTCCCCTTGTAGTTATTGATTCAGCTGCTAATGCGTCCTGAGCTCAGTGCAGACCGTTTTCATGCATCATGCTGAGGCTGTGGACCAGGCCTCCTGTGGCAGTCTAGAACATCTTCAAACTACGAGGGTaggttaaaaattaaacatgttctggctgtagaatttacagaagttttaatacaagtggagtgctgataatttttgactcaccctcatgtaagTACCCACAGGGCTTGCCTCCTGCCCTCAGGTGGGCACCCATTGCTGCTCAGTTTACTTATATTCCCACTCCTAGTTGCTTTGGCCTTCATGTACTTTGGGTCCTTCCACCTCAGTTCTTCCTTGCTCCTTGTTTTTAGATCCTTACATAGCTTTTGTTGGGAGTGAGACAAGGATGGAAGTAAGGTAATATATAAGACAACTTCTGAACCCATATAAGGTGACAATGTCTAGTGGGTGACAGCTGTGTCACTGTGTGTGACTCAGTGCCTTCTTGTTACTCATCCCTCTATAGAGGGTGGTGGAGTGGAGAGAAGGGGGCATTAAACAGCCTCTGGGCCCAGCCTAATGTAAAGAAGCCTCCCTCAACCTCCTGCCTGAACACAGTGGGTAAGGTGGGAGTAGAAATGAGACTGTTACCCAGATCCGTTCCCAGCGCAGTTAGAATTTCCCCACCAGTCCTCAGTTCTAAATGGGATTTTCACCTGCCTTGGCTTATAGCCTCTACTTGTGTCCTCTCTAAGGCACTGGCATTCCTccctgttctttatttttaattaatttatttattggctgtgttgggtctttgttgctgcacacatgctttctctagttgcggcgagcaggggctactcttcgttgtgatgcgcaggctcctcattttcgtggcttctcttgttgtggagcatgggctctaggtgcgtgggtttcagtagttgcggcacatgggctcaatagttgtggctcatgggctcaatagttgtggctcacgggctctaaagcgcaggctcagtagttgtggcacaccagccaagttgctccgaggtatgtggcaTCTTTCCGGAGCAGGgagcgaacccgtgtcccctgcactggcaggcggactcccaaccactgcaccacctaggaagccccttccctGTTCTTTAAACTGCTGTGTTCTTGACATTGGGATCTACCCTACTTCCTTCTTAGGCTCCAGCAACCCTCGATATGAGCTACCAGTGGAAGCAGAGGTATGATCTATGAACCTTTAGTCTTGGTGCTTTTGAGAAAGGGAAATGAGCTCAAAACTTGAAGGGAGGTATTCTGTCCTGCCCCTCTTTTAAAGAAAGGGTCTGGTGCAAATCAGGAAGAATTActtggacagggacttccctggtggtccagtgggtaagactctgtactcccaatgtagggggcctgggttcgatccctggtgggcgAACTAGAtaccgcatgcatgccgcaattgaaaaaaaaaaggggggggggggatgtattACTTACTGAGAAGAGGCTATCCTGGCACCAGAAAGTGAGGTGGTTAAcaattaataatgaaaatttatatttatgcaGGATTTGGTGTGGGTTAGGCATTGTTCTAATCATTTTTTATGTATTGaattctttaatcctcacaatgaccctctgaagtagattttttttataatctttactttgtaaatgaggaaattgaTACCTAAAAGGTTAGCTTGTCCCCCGATTATGGAGTTAGCAAGTTTGGGACTCCAGTCCAGGCAGCGTAGTTTCTGATCCCTtgatcttaatcttttttttttttttttttttgatctttatttgcTTGCGCcggttcttagttgcagcaggtgggctccttagttgtgacgtGAACTTtcagctgtggcatgcaaactgttagttgcggcatgcatgtggaatctagttccctgggCAGGGATCATACCtggccccctgcgttggcagcgcagattcttaactactgcaccaccagggaagtcccccttgatCTTAATCTTAACCTGGCTCTCAGCATCACTGTGGAAGCCAAAGCCTTGGAGTCATGGGGAAGTGTCACTTTTCCTGTCTCTATACCCTGAATTTTTCCACTTCCATGTCTATTGTCTTGttctctcttcctgcccctcTCTGCTAGTCAAAATCCTGTCCTTTAAGACTCTGATGCTTTGCTAGTCGAAGATGATTTTCCTTTTCAGTATTCTTGGTCCTATTATAGGTCTTATTCTGACTTTATTTACAGTTCTTTGTAAACTCTGTTACTAGATGGTTATAGCTTGATGAAGCCAGCCATAGATGTGTCTTTCATTACTGTTTTCTTTACACATATTTCGTATCTGTTGAGTTGAATTAATTTCCTCTCAGTTCAAGTCAGATCCAGGCTTTCCAGAGGCAGTGCCTTCTAGCCTACTTTCCCCAGCAgccttgtccatttcttcctcaCCCCTCCAAGAGAGGAGGCAGCTTTACTCTTTTTGGTGTTACCATGGTAGCCTGTGATGCTTTATGTCTAAAGTGCTGCTTGCCACCACCAGAGACTGGTGTTTCCATGGCAACCAGGTGAAGTCAATAGTCATGAGCTGAATGCAGGAAAGGAATTCTG from the Hippopotamus amphibius kiboko isolate mHipAmp2 chromosome 2, mHipAmp2.hap2, whole genome shotgun sequence genome contains:
- the RBM23 gene encoding probable RNA-binding protein 23 isoform X2, which encodes MASDDFDIVIEAMLEAPYKKEEDEQKRKEVKKDSPSNTTNSTSNTGSSDSGTCGSSTSGEASKKKRSRSHSKSRDRKRSRSRDRDRHRRRSSRSRSRDRQHRLRSRSWDRRRSSESRSRDRRREDRVHYRSPPLATGRRCGHSKSPHVREKSPVREPVDNLSPEERDARTVFCMQLAARIRPRDLEDFFSAVGKVRDVRIISDRNSRRSKGIAYVEFCEIQSVPLAIGLTGQRLLGVPIIVQASQAEKNRLAAMANNLQKGSGGPMRLYVGSLHFNITEDMLRGIFEPFGKIDNIVLMKDSDTGRSKGYGFITFSDSECARRALEQLNGFELAGRPMRVGHVTERLDGGTDITFPDGDQELDLGSVGGRLQLMAKLAEGSGIQLPTTAAAAAAAAAAAAQAAAAQAAAAQAAALQLNGAVPLGALNPAALTALSPALNLASQAIASQCFQLSSLFTPQTM
- the RBM23 gene encoding probable RNA-binding protein 23 isoform X1, whose translation is MASDDFDIVIEAMLEAPYKKEEDEQKRKEVKKDSPSNTTNSTSNTGSSDSGTCGSSTSGEASKKKRSRSHSKSRDRKRSRSRDRDRHRRRSSRSRSRDRQHRLRSRSWDRRRSSESRSRDRRREDRVHYRSPPLATGRRCGHSKSPHVREKSPVREPVDNLSPEERDARTVFCMQLAARIRPRDLEDFFSAVGKVRDVRIISDRNSRRSKGIAYVEFCEIQSVPLAIGLTGQRLLGVPIIVQASQAEKNRLAAMANNLQKGSGGPMRLYVGSLHFNITEDMLRGIFEPFGKIDNIVLMKDSDTGRSKGYGFITFSDSECARRALEQLNGFELAGRPMRVGHVTERLDGGTDITFPDGDQELDLGSVGGRLQLMAKLAEGSGIQLPTTAAAAAAAAAAAAQAAAAQAAAAQAAALQLNGAVPLGALNPAALTALSPALNLASQAIASQCFQLSSLFTPQTM